A window of Fusarium fujikuroi IMI 58289 draft genome, chromosome FFUJ_chr10 genomic DNA:
CTGGGTCGAAAGAGTGTTCTCTATGGGGTTTGCATATGGATATGGCGAGCATAGTGATAAGCATTATGGTGATAGATATGGCGAGGGCGTTTTTGCAGGAAAGCGAGCGATGCTCATTGTTACTGTCGGGGGCAAGAAAGAGCACTTCTCAACACGCGGAGTTGCCGGACATATTGACGACTTACTATTCCCTATTAATCACGGGGTGCTATACTATCCCGGGTTTCAGGTTCTCCCATCTCACGTCGTTTATCAGACTGATAGGTTGGATCAAACTGGCTTTGAGAAAGAGGCGGAGATGCTTCGTGAAAGGCTGAGGCATTTGGACACCATCGAGCCTATTGCTTACAGACCACAAAATGGCGGTGACTATGAGATACCTAACTTGACTCTCAAGCCAGGTTTGGAGGGGAAGAACGCGAAGGGGTTCTCGATACATATTCGCGACAGTTGAGCAGCTGGGGGTGAGTGATGGGAAGTTAGGACTTGCTTAGAACGAGGCAGATATGGGCGACAGACAAGCAACGGAACAAAAGGagattatatagattatCATAGAAGCTGCTTGGAAGTCTCCGCTGATCCTATCCCGCAATGGTATTTGTCTAGGGACAGAGCAGGACCTGCTGACCCCAAGCCATAGCCGTCTCTGCAACAGTGACTGCCTTCTCCCATTCTTCCATGGAGAACCCCTTCTCCACAATCTCATGCCCAGCCTCCTTGCCCAATTTGAGAATTCCCGTCTCAATCATCTTGACCAAAGACACCAACTCCTGGCGGGTATACATGAACTGCGCTTTGATCGTGATGTTGCGAACCATGAGGCTAGCATAGTTGATCTTGATATCGAACATCATACCCAGAAAGACAACACGACCGTAGGACGCCAGTGAGTTAATGGAAATGTTGAGGTGCTGATGTGAAGCTGTCGCTGCAGGCGGAGAAACGTCGATGTAAGCATCAGCGCCTCGGGGCAAAAGTGCGCCAATGGCCTCGGCATCcctcttctcatcgccaCTGAGCTCAACAGCTGTAATACGAGGGTAGCGAGACGTGAGAGGCTTCAGCTTAGATGCCGAGCGCGAAAGCGCAATTACACGACAACCGACCTGGGCAGCCAATTCGACCACAGCGCCAGAAAAGTGACCTGTAGCTGGAGCAACAATGACAGTCTCGCCGGCTTGAAGATTGGCGGCTCTGATACCGCCATATGCGACGGAGAGGCGCTGGATATAGCTCAGGTCTCCATAGGAGCAACCCATCTCATTGATGAGAATCTTTTCGTCGAGAGGGATGACATTCTCCGCAGCAACAACTGCAATATCTCTCCAGAAGCCTTTCCAGAGGTTGAAAAGCTTCAAGTCAGCTTCAGCACCACCGCCATCATGAATACCGAGCAGGACTCGGGTGTTGGGATCATCTCTTGCCGTGATGAAGTTGTTCATGTAGACAAGCTGACCAGGCTTGAGAGCGACAGCATCAGGCCCAACGGATACGATGcggccaacaccaccatctcCGGGGTTATACGGGGGCTTGAAAGAAAGAGGACTGTTTCCTTTAAAGCCTTCGCGTTGATGAGGGCGTACTGGAGTGCTAAGGACACGGACAATGACCGATCCAGGAGGGACTGTCTTGGGAAGTGGGGtcttctcgagcttgagagcttcgTTGAAGGCAGGAAGGACAAGAGAGGTTGAGAACTCGGGAATAGCTTGGTCGCCCATTTTACCGGTGTGTTGGTGGTAGATGGTTGAGTCGGAATGTGGAATGAGTACCTGGCTGGATGCAGGACAGTTGTTGAGGGAGGGAAGCACTGCTTTTATACCCATCCCGGATAATGATCAACTGCCCCCTCAAGGCTTGCGAACTCGAAAGGAATCTCAATGCGAGCATTGTCTTCGGAAATATCGACTGTTGGCTTGTTGAACGTCTTGGCGCAGCATCGGATTTGAAGTCGGAAATGTCAATTACCTAAAATGGCAACTGTTAGAACCGACAACTCCGACACCCCACTCTATCTCGCCATTCACGCAGAACAGGTAAGCAGCACAGCCCTAAGCGCCGATGATTGACTCTTCTGTGATTGATCTGTCGAATTCCTCATAATCAGTCAACAAGTTCGCCGAGCCCTAGATCTTGTTAGTGGCGCATCTCTGTATGTGAACATGTGTACAAACCCAATCCGGTATTGCAGTAGTGTTCCATTGCAAGTTGTCGAATTCACAGACATCCCCATTTCTTGAACCATAGGTTCCAAAGCATTGCAAGAGGACATTTTCCTGGTTTGGAATAGAGAGGGTACATAGGACGCTCAATCGATGTCGACGAATAGATGTCTGCCAGGATGACCTGAAGCAATCGGGAGCTTTCAAGGGCGTATGAAGAGACACAAGATCTCGTGGGCCACAACTGTGCTGCAGTTTCGAGAGTATGAATAATGTAGCCCTTTTGGCTTTGCCTGCAATTCTTCAGTCTCAGCTATTGGTCTCCCCTTCAAGGCAGACTTACGGCAAGTCGGGGCAACCGAAAAACTCAAGCGGTGCCATTATCATTGTTATAAAGAAATCATTGACGGGTAAGTTAGCCTTGACTTGGGGGTTGTGGTAGAGTCCTCCCCCACTCTGCATCTCCTGGCCAACCTCTATATACACTTCAATAGATCTTAGTGCATTCTTGCGAGACAAGTCGAGCGCAGTTTTGAAATTTTTGTTCTCAAGGCTCATGATATTGAGGAAGGGACGATATATTAGCGCGATTCCTGTGTTGTAGATGAGCTGAAATAGGACACGGTGCAAAGCCGCAGAGGCAGTGTTTGTCAAGCAAGTATTCTTGACAGAATGCACGCAGAGACAGCGTGGAATCGATCTGTACCATGTCTCGAGCTGCGACCTGAGGAAAAGGGCGTCCTTGTAGTTGTAGGTCTTGAAACCAAGGGCGTGACAAACAATGCGTCTCAAAATTGGTAACAGTTGTGACATGTATACGCAAGGGAGCGCAGCATAGGCCTCTGTCGTCGGACTAGAGAAAATGATTTTTGATtcctcatcaaactcatcatctgtTACATTTGTTGGATGACCGATAGAGTACGTATCTTCGTGTATCACAGGCGGGAGTCCATGCTCAAGAGAGAGCAAGACGTCGTAGTATTGGAGATAATACCAAACGCGCCGTCTCATTTCAACTTGGAAAGGCGTCAGAGCCTGTAAGAAGTCGTCTCCAGCCAGATGATAGCCCCGCTGTTGGGCGATACGAACAGCCAGCGCATGGAGCTGGGAGAgattgatgttgctgtcCTCCTGATGGAAACATCGTGCATGAAGGTGCATAGCCAAGGCTTCAACTGAGAATTCAGTTGCGGTGCTGTACTGCCCGGATACAAGACATCGGGCTGACATGGAAATAAATGCGGAAGACTGGCAGCGGCCTTCCTTGTCATCCGGTATGATGGTACCAACGGCGAGGActgagaagaggatgcttGCCCACAGAAGGTTCGCAGATTCAGGGTTATTCCAAAAGGCTTCGTACCGTCTGCGGAATTGGTGAATATGAATGAACGGTACAGCAATGTGTCTTGCGTTGAGGTATGTTGACACTATCTTATCAGAGCACTGGCGGGATGGCAAAGCCGCTAGAACATCTTCTGAGGTAGCTTTGGCGAGAGATCCAAATACGATATCTGGAGGTTGGTCCACTTGCGGAGCCGTCAGAGCGCTAGAAGTATTGCCACTGATGGCCTGCCGAATGCGATCCACACCCGCGGCTAGTGTATCACAGGATGTGGCCGCTTGGTCCTGGTTAGGCTGGCTGAGGAGACTCTGGAGAAGGCTCTGCATCTGCCTAAGCTCATTCTGGACTCTGGTATTACCACGATTGGCCAGCGAAGGAGGCGGTGGTCGCGGAGTTGAGTCTAGGTGACATGAGTCCTCGACTCCACGCTTCTGACATGGGCCGCATGGTTGCTGTCTGTCGCATTTCTGCTTGCGCGCACGACACGTTGAGCAAGAAACGGCAGGTCTGTTCCGCTTGATCCGTGGGGTTTGGGACACCCGGAACTTGGTGATATGACCTGCCAGGCTCTGGTTCGTCATCTTTACAACTCGATTGGGTCGTCTAGGCAGTACCAAGGTTGCGATAGGCCAAAGAGATCATGAAATGGTAAAAGTCGGTTGTTGGGGGATTATCTGGTCTGCTTGCACTTCATGAGATGGTGGGGTTTTGGCTAATCCCTGCTATCCGGTTGGCTGTGCTAATACACTAAACTGCTTGGGGAAAACAGACATGATCCCCAGCAGACTTCCATGGGACCTCTAATCTAAGTATCAAGAAGATTTGGATAAATTTAGTGAGGCTCAATGGGCTATTCCCTAAGTTAATGCCAGAAAGCATCTTGCTCCCTGATGACGGGTCCATCGTAATGTGTGCGTCAAGAAGCCTTGCAGGTAATCCCCAAAACATCAGAGCTGATGTTCTGACACAAAAACTGCCCAGCACCAGTTCCCGACTTGACAGTCCAGTTCGTAAACTCAACATCGCAATTCTTTCCCTCAACAGGGCAGTATACATGGCCGGTAGTAGGCGCATACTTGGTACTAGTCTTTCCCGAGAAGTTCTTGACGTAGATCTCTGTCACCTGCGCGGTACTGGGATACTGTTTGCAGTAGGACTCGTCTTCGTTGTAGCAAGCATCAAATTCAAATGCGGCACCGCAGTTATCAACGATTACGCCATCCCAGGTAACGTTGTGGACAACTGCTGTGCCGTGATCAGGACCACCGGGGTAGATCTTGATACCAGCCGCTTTCGTAGCGCCTTTCATGGTGACATTTCTCACGTAGACGTTGGTGACTGTGTCGGTGTTTGTCTTACCCAGAGAACCGACTGATAGGCCGTGGGATCCTTGACAGGTGATGTCGGTGACTGTTACTTGGTTACAGCCTGCTTTGAATGCAACGCAATCATCCTCGTTCTGGATGAAGATGTTCGAAAGAGTGGTGTACTTGGACGCTCCGATATCAAATCCATCGGTGTTCTTTGGTGGATAACTGGATTTGCTGATGGCAGTCAAATGcatgttgaggaacttgactCTCTCACTGTTGGATCCGATATCAACAAAAACGTTCTGGGCGTTCTTCATAAGAAAGCCATTGACTTCAACATCACTAGACCCCTCCACGGCAAACATGATGGGCCTCTTCAGATCCCCAACTGATCCAAAGCGATCCCATGCAGCTTGTCCATTACCATCAATCTCTCCAGTACCAGCGGGACTATGGAATTTCAGCCCATTAGTTCCACGAATGTCTATCTGAGTACGGGAGTTGTTCCAAAAAGTGTAATCATCCGAGAGTTTGAGTCGACCGTCGAGCTGGACTTCGCAGTTGGTGCAGCCGGCGAAACTGAGCTTGCTTCTGATCATGTATGTAGTCCCTTTGGGGAACAGGATGACCCCACCATCGCCGCATTGCTTCAGCGCTGTGACGATGGCGGGGACATCATCTGTTGAAGCTGAGCCGGCTGATTTGGGAGTACAAGTCGCTCGCTTGTGATAGTCGTATGACTTTGGAGTGCCTGCGACTCCTTGAATAGCCAATGAAATGAGAGCAGCGAAGAATACTGATTGGAAGAGCATTTTTGTAGTCGTCAGAGGAGGCGATGTCTGAATCTGTAAAATTTTCGTCTTGTGCGACTACCATCGTTTAAGTAAACTTCTTCCATCAACACCTCTCGATGAGTAGTTGGTTGGTCAGTTATAATATGCCACCTAATAACTTCATCCGAACAGACTTATGCGTAGAGCTGAACCCCCTAATCTGGCAACCTATGGACGATCCAAGCTCATACCACCAGCTCAAAGTCAATTGTAGAGTCGTTTCAACAAATAATCCACCAATTAACCTCGCCTGCAGTTTGAAAATACTACCCCCATTTTGCTAACCAAACACATCGAACCAAAACGCACTCTAGCGTTTCTGGAAACTGAAAAGGGCTATCGATTCGTCCAGTTCTAATGAGTAGTTAACCTGGACCCGAGTAAACCCAGGACTTGGTAAACGAATACGCGCTAAGTCCCCGCATCCTACCCTACTTATGGAGTTTCAATCACAAGCAAGCAATCAAGTAATTGTCTGCACTGCATTGTTTTCTAGGGTTGAGTGGAGTCTAACTGTCAATGGTCAAGATGATCATGTTTCGCAATTTAGCCCCTGCATGTATTTAGCCTGATACCCCAAAGTCAACACAACCTGCCCCCAATCTCTAACCCCAGACTAGACACTCGGTTTCCGATTTTGATCTCATGCTCGGCCAACTTGGTATGGTTTCTGCATTGGGACACTCCTTATTCGATAGCTTACGGAGAAACAAGATGCTGGGATGACTTTCAGATGATGCAGATACTCTTGCATAGTTACTTAACGCCAGAAACTTGCCGAATGTCTGCCTTACGATCCGATTAGTTGCAAATTA
This region includes:
- a CDS encoding related to Ribosyldihydronicotinamide dehydrogenase, which codes for MKIFIVLAHPEPRSFNGSLFQVSVNELKAQGHQVKTSDLYSMEWKAKVDRSDFPNLVSDARLKVAYASRDSYTAGNLTEDVRTEQEKLLWADVVLFHFPLWWYTMPAILKGWVERVFSMGFAYGYGEHSDKHYGDRYGEGVFAGKRAMLIVTVGGKKEHFSTRGVAGHIDDLLFPINHGVLYYPGFQVLPSHVVYQTDRLDQTGFEKEAEMLRERLRHLDTIEPIAYRPQNGGDYEIPNLTLKPGLEGKNAKGFSIHIRDS
- a CDS encoding related to ADH3-alcohol dehydrogenase III; amino-acid sequence: MGDQAIPEFSTSLVLPAFNEALKLEKTPLPKTVPPGSVIVRVLSTPVRPHQREGFKGNSPLSFKPPYNPGDGGVGRIVSVGPDAVALKPGQLVYMNNFITARDDPNTRVLLGIHDGGGAEADLKLFNLWKGFWRDIAVVAAENVIPLDEKILINEMGCSYGDLSYIQRLSVAYGGIRAANLQAGETVIVAPATGHFSGAVVELAAQVGCRVIALSRSASKLKPLTSRYPRITAVELSGDEKRDAEAIGALLPRGADAYIDVSPPAATASHQHLNISINSLASYGRVVFLGMMFDIKINYASLMVRNITIKAQFMYTRQELVSLVKMIETGILKLGKEAGHEIVEKGFSMEEWEKAVTVAETAMAWGQQVLLCP
- a CDS encoding related to transcription activator protein acu-15, whose amino-acid sequence is MTNQSLAGHITKFRVSQTPRIKRNRPAVSCSTCRARKQKCDRQQPCGPCQKRGVEDSCHLDSTPRPPPPSLANRGNTRVQNELRQMQSLLQSLLSQPNQDQAATSCDTLAAGVDRIRQAISGNTSSALTAPQVDQPPDIVFGSLAKATSEDVLAALPSRQCSDKIVSTYLNARHIAVPFIHIHQFRRRYEAFWNNPESANLLWASILFSVLAVGTIIPDDKEGRCQSSAFISMSARCLVSGQYSTATEFSVEALAMHLHARCFHQEDSNINLSQLHALAVRIAQQRGYHLAGDDFLQALTPFQVEMRRRVWYYLQYYDVLLSLEHGLPPVIHEDTYSIGHPTNVTDDEFDEESKIIFSSPTTEAYAALPCVYMSQLLPILRRIVCHALGFKTYNYKDALFLRSQLETWYRSIPRCLCVHSVKNTCLTNTASAALHRVLFQLIYNTGIALIYRPFLNIMSLENKNFKTALDLSRKNALRSIEVYIEVGQEMQSGGGLYHNPQVKANLPVNDFFITMIMAPLEFFGCPDLPQSQKGYIIHTLETAAQLWPTRSCVSSYALESSRLLQVILADIYSSTSIERPMYPLYSKPGKCPLAMLWNLWFKKWGWLGELVD
- a CDS encoding related to exopolygalacturonase translates to MLFQSVFFAALISLAIQGVAGTPKSYDYHKRATCTPKSAGSASTDDVPAIVTALKQCGDGGVILFPKGTTYMIRSKLSFAGCTNCEVQLDGRLKLSDDYTFWNNSRTQIDIRGTNGLKFHSPAGTGEIDGNGQAAWDRFGSVGDLKRPIMFAVEGSSDVEVNGFLMKNAQNVFVDIGSNSERVKFLNMHLTAISKSSYPPKNTDGFDIGASKYTTLSNIFIQNEDDCVAFKAGCNQVTVTDITCQGSHGLSVGSLGKTNTDTVTNVYVRNVTMKGATKAAGIKIYPGGPDHGTAVVHNVTWDGVIVDNCGAAFEFDACYNEDESYCKQYPSTAQVTEIYVKNFSGKTSTKYAPTTGHVYCPVEGKNCDVEFTNWTVKSGTGAGQFLCQNISSDVLGITCKAS